From Thalassotalea psychrophila:
ACCAAAATTAGGTTTTGAGCCCATGGTTGCAAACGTACCAAACTGGTCCCCGGCTTCATTTCTTCGCCAGGCATAACTGCCTTCAGCAATTTTCTCGGGGTCTATCCAATTAAAATGTTCTGGTATATAGCCATTGATTGGTCCTTGGTAGTCGTAAGACTCAATAAAACTCAGCCAAAATTTAAAGTCCCGAGGGTGGTCTAAATTAAGATAAGACCAACCTGAGCCAATCCAAATACCATTGTCATCATGATATGGCGATTGTTCTTTATCAAAACCAATATTCATTCCTGGTACTGTTAACACTTTGTTTGAAATTTGCAGTAGCGTTAACCATTTGTCGCCTAACACAACATCGTAAAGGCCGCCTCCCATACTAACGTCATTACACGCGTAATAAGTATCGCCAATGCCTGCTAAGTGAAGGGTTGGATAATAATGGGCGCCAGAAGTTTTTGGATTAACCCATAAGCCACCTTCAATAGAATTGTTGTCATAAGAATGTAACCACGAGCCAAATATGCCAAATTGTTGCCCATTTTCTAAACCATGTTTGAAAGCATGATATACACGATTAAAAACAAATTTCCCCGCCCCCTGCTCTTCAGTAGGTTCGTGACCTAAGCCTTCTAATTGCCCGACAACTGAAGTTGTCGACTCAAAATATTCAACATTCTCAGGGGCCTCAGGTGTTGAAGAAGGAACTTTGCTACCATGGTAAGCATCAATTGAATAGGTAGAAACATTTACATCAACTGAGCCTGTAGCCTCTCCCCGCTCTCCTTGGCAAGTTAAGTTATAAGTTCTTTCACCAAGGGTTGGCTCACTGATTGATGCCGTACCAGATGTTGCTTTAGTGCCACTCCAATCACCACTAGCAGTACAAGATATAACCTCTGTCGAAGACCAAATTAAAAAGTATGTCACTCCAGCAGGAGCTGATTCTGTGGAAGACTCTACGGTTACTGATAGAGGTGGAATTGTTAACACCACTTCAACACTTTCTGAAGCATTTCCGCCAGAGCCTGAGCACTCTAGAGTATATTTTTTCTCACCCGCCATTGCATCGGTAAAAGACTCGGTACCTGATGCGGCTTTAATGCCAGACCAATCACCACTAGCAGTACAAGAAGTTGCATCTGTTGAAGACCAAGTAAGGGTGTAAGTATCGCCTGTTAATGCTGAATAAACCGAAGATTCTACTGTTACGGTTGGCAAAGGGCTTATTACTATTACATCAACACTTTTTGAAGTACTTCCGCCAGAGCCAGAGCAGTCTAGAATATAATTTTTTTCACCTGTCATTGCTTCGCTTAAAGTCTCAGCACCTGACGTTGACTTAATGCCAGACCAATCACCGCTGGCAGTACAGGATGTTGCATCTATTGAAGACCAAGTAAGGGTAAATTCTGTTGATTTATAAACATCGTTCGTCGAGGATGACAAAGTAATCGAAGGTTTTGAAACAGTAGGCGGTTGAACGGTTTTATCGGTTGAATCTGAACCACTCCCCCCACCACAAGCAGTAAGGAAAAGTATCGAAAGATAGGCGATGAATTTAGCTCTCAAGCAATTAATCATAAAATAGTTCCAGAAATTAAATTATTTTTCTTATACAAGCGGTATTGGAGGTATGAAATATTAAAGCAGTAAAATGTGCAGGAATTATGCAGGCGTTTGATCAAAGGCAGGATAAAATCAACTCATCCCTGTTTGTAGGGATAGTGAATAGAATCATCGAAAGACTTCATTTATCTTCCTTAACATATCTATTTAGCTTTAGTCATTTTATCCATTAAACGTTCAAACTCTGCAAACTTTTCCCTAAGCTGCTGAAACGCCCGATCGTTATTTTCATACATCCCGTCTTCTATTGCTTCTATTTGCATTTTTATAACAGATAAGGGGGTGCGTAATTCGTGAGCTACTTTATTAAGAAACTGAATTTTCGCTAACTCAAATTGCTCATTGTTTTTAGAGGATTTCTCCTTTTTATTCACCTGAGTGCTTTGACTACTACTTGCCCGTGTCTTATTTTTTTGCATGAAAGTTAATGTTTAAAATAACGCATTGAATTAAAAGATAGTAAATATTAAAGCAAGGAAATATGCAGGAAATATGCAGGTTTAATAAAAAGTCTTTAGGGTATGTTGCAAGATCAACAGCCCCTAATTAAACGATGGGTTCGAATTTATATCCAGCCCCATAAATAGAGCGGATTAAGTCATGTTCTAGGGGAAGTTCTTTCAATTTTTTGCGTAGATTTCGAATGTGGCTATCTACGGTTCGGTCGTTCACATCTCGATAATCTTGATAGACTAGGTCCATAATGAGAGCACGGGAATATATACGGTTGGCATTCGAGTAAAGTAGGTTAAGTAAAGTAAATTCTAAAGCGGTTAACTGAATTTTTTCATGCTTATAACTGACGGTAAAATCTTCTGAATTAACCTGTAAACCTTCAGGTATAAATGGTTGTTTTGTCACTCGCCGCAAGTTAGCTTTTACCCGGGCGATTAACTCTTTAACACTATATGGCTTACAAACATAGTCATCTGCACCTAGTTCAAGCCCTACCAGGCGATCGACCTCTTCAACTTTTGCGGTAGTCATAATAATAGGAATATCAGAAAAACCTCTGACTTCCTTACAAACATCGACACCGCTTTTAGTCGGAAGATCTAAGTCCAATAAAATCAGTGCGGGTTCATTTTCTTGAACCCATTGCACAACCTCTTTGCCATCAGCAAACCATTGGGTTAGAAAATTTGCGGCTTGTAGATACATGATAACTATTTCAGCAATTTCACTATCATCTTCTACAACGACCACCGTTTGCTTATTCATTATTTACGATTATCCAAAAAGCCGATCACTAAAAGGTTACTTTCGGCAGT
This genomic window contains:
- a CDS encoding histidine kinase dimerization/phospho-acceptor domain-containing protein gives rise to the protein MQKNKTRASSSQSTQVNKKEKSSKNNEQFELAKIQFLNKVAHELRTPLSVIKMQIEAIEDGMYENNDRAFQQLREKFAEFERLMDKMTKAK
- a CDS encoding response regulator — encoded protein: MNKQTVVVVEDDSEIAEIVIMYLQAANFLTQWFADGKEVVQWVQENEPALILLDLDLPTKSGVDVCKEVRGFSDIPIIMTTAKVEEVDRLVGLELGADDYVCKPYSVKELIARVKANLRRVTKQPFIPEGLQVNSEDFTVSYKHEKIQLTALEFTLLNLLYSNANRIYSRALIMDLVYQDYRDVNDRTVDSHIRNLRKKLKELPLEHDLIRSIYGAGYKFEPIV